The following coding sequences are from one Cystobacter fuscus DSM 2262 window:
- a CDS encoding DUF6603 domain-containing protein, whose protein sequence is MQTRRNTDRRVNTLSRARMAMALLDDLLTNEGIAALLGDGLEFELETADGGKVLVLKGELAEGGGDTSPLVVTAELDGIRLTELDALTQLVGGVSLDIIPAQVPLANVIALQGFELILEQNPTRRVSSVTLELQSAEPWQIIDGQFALEELFFSITVKSPSDPLTRQVSCEARSTLKLDDEVLLEAGVALPSMNVAVALPEGQTAPLSSLLAGVLPESGDPSTFTLTGLEAVIQPREQSYSFAAEIAQEWEVVPGLVTLTGLGLDMSKEGVNRPEVEIHGSFALADKEFVVSASRSGGGTSTNPTATHWVFEGGLAEEEQVEIGALVGDLTGKLGIPMPRFIEELVLEDLSVTLDNTTKNLSVRSEWASTGKLAIDSRPNLPAPLGKTLLAGFSNPEGESTSLRKMVEGISSDFAALIPDGLTLQVNHALFASWQQPPTSLTARRLFGVEVGAGLDLSQLPLVGQNFTPEDGVKLTYRIMVASAALTQPEVNALIPLFEAQGVPLGKEVLPQGVTLRGELQIGDLTLPINVPVQVSDNGQIVEGPGTRSGMEPQWFSLQKAVGPVSLERVGVKFDAGELWLLLDASLALGPLSLGLSGLSVSAPVTMSSPPRFHLDGLALDYRTPNLEIGGTLLRREMEVEGEKVESYDGLALLKAKMGGRAISLSAIGGYAQFKGEPSLFLYAVLGVPLGGPPFFFVEGLSAGFGVNRALTIPTVDKIKDFPLVREALSGQNDIGDANSRAALLQEKVALLSTYLTPSVGDGFLAVGVKFTSFKLLSGFALLTVKLGERFEVHVLGLANLSIPFGAANTGVDPIAQIELALKASFIPEEGFLGVIAQLTPSSYILSKDCKLTGGYAFYTWLAGPHAGDFVITAGGYHPRFPVPDHYPLVPRLGFNWRLGDVAIIKGGGYFALCAHAVMAGGSLEVSFESGDAHATFRAGADFLISWKPYHYDIELRVSISAGFGFLGDVDVSAALRLWGPDFGGYAEIDVTLFSFTIEFGDQGSVHPKAIGWEDFQSGFLPPAEEICTLGVTNGLLRRLQKGEEELWVVNPKDFALTTDAFVPTKKAVQGEGRQEIVMGSTQGAFGIRPMAVTPDDLETEQWIRLTKLTDDGELDVTDWFTFTPMTRKVPSAVWGTAKTASEDRVLPPSADEPRFVEGVVTGFDVQIKAQPAPGHTENIRTEVLRYDTTPIPDAFQWEPIAEFQPISADDVARRERLRETVGRNDLRDQLLKGLGFDPERDVSLDPESLARTFVVAPQVQ, encoded by the coding sequence ATGCAAACCCGCCGGAACACGGACCGGCGCGTGAACACCTTGAGCAGGGCGAGGATGGCCATGGCATTGCTGGATGACTTGCTGACCAATGAAGGGATTGCCGCCCTGCTCGGTGACGGCCTCGAGTTCGAGCTCGAGACGGCCGATGGCGGCAAGGTCCTCGTCTTGAAGGGCGAGCTCGCCGAGGGAGGAGGAGACACCTCGCCCCTCGTCGTCACCGCGGAGCTGGATGGCATCCGGCTGACGGAGCTGGATGCCCTGACCCAGCTCGTGGGCGGCGTGAGCCTGGACATCATCCCCGCCCAGGTCCCCCTGGCCAACGTCATCGCCCTCCAGGGGTTCGAGCTCATCCTCGAGCAGAATCCCACCCGCCGGGTCAGCTCGGTCACCCTGGAGCTCCAATCCGCCGAGCCCTGGCAGATCATCGACGGGCAGTTCGCCCTGGAGGAGCTGTTCTTCTCCATCACGGTGAAGTCGCCGTCGGATCCCCTGACCCGGCAGGTGTCCTGCGAGGCCCGGAGCACACTCAAGCTCGACGATGAGGTCCTGCTGGAGGCCGGGGTGGCGCTGCCCTCCATGAATGTCGCCGTTGCCCTGCCCGAGGGACAGACGGCGCCGCTCTCGTCGCTGCTCGCGGGCGTCCTGCCGGAGAGCGGCGACCCGTCCACGTTCACTCTCACGGGGCTCGAGGCCGTCATCCAACCCCGTGAGCAGAGCTATTCCTTCGCGGCGGAGATCGCGCAGGAGTGGGAAGTGGTGCCGGGGCTCGTGACCCTGACCGGACTCGGCCTCGACATGTCGAAGGAGGGGGTCAACCGGCCCGAGGTGGAGATCCACGGCTCCTTCGCGCTCGCGGACAAGGAGTTCGTGGTCTCGGCCAGCCGCTCGGGGGGAGGCACCTCCACCAATCCCACCGCGACCCATTGGGTCTTCGAGGGCGGGCTGGCGGAGGAGGAGCAGGTGGAGATCGGCGCCCTCGTCGGGGACCTGACCGGCAAGCTGGGCATCCCCATGCCACGGTTCATCGAGGAGCTGGTCCTCGAGGACCTCTCGGTCACGCTCGACAACACCACGAAGAATCTCTCCGTCCGCAGTGAGTGGGCGTCCACGGGGAAGCTCGCCATCGACTCGCGTCCCAACCTGCCAGCGCCGCTCGGCAAGACGCTGCTCGCGGGCTTCTCCAACCCCGAGGGCGAGAGCACGAGCCTGCGGAAGATGGTCGAGGGCATCTCGTCCGACTTCGCCGCGCTCATTCCCGATGGGCTCACCCTCCAGGTGAACCACGCGCTCTTCGCCTCGTGGCAGCAGCCCCCCACGTCCCTGACGGCCAGGCGGCTCTTTGGCGTGGAGGTCGGCGCGGGCCTGGACCTGTCGCAGCTTCCCCTGGTGGGTCAGAACTTCACGCCAGAAGACGGGGTGAAACTGACCTACCGGATCATGGTGGCCTCCGCCGCGCTCACCCAGCCCGAGGTGAACGCCCTCATTCCCCTGTTCGAGGCCCAGGGCGTGCCCTTGGGCAAGGAAGTGCTCCCCCAGGGGGTGACGCTGCGGGGAGAGCTCCAGATCGGCGACCTCACGCTGCCCATCAACGTCCCGGTCCAGGTGAGCGACAACGGTCAGATCGTCGAGGGTCCCGGAACCCGGAGCGGCATGGAGCCCCAGTGGTTCTCGCTCCAGAAGGCCGTGGGCCCGGTGAGTCTGGAGCGCGTGGGGGTGAAGTTCGACGCGGGCGAGCTGTGGCTGCTGCTCGACGCGTCCCTGGCCCTGGGGCCGCTGTCCCTGGGCCTGTCCGGACTGTCCGTGAGCGCGCCGGTGACGATGAGCTCGCCGCCCCGCTTCCACCTCGATGGACTGGCGCTCGACTACCGCACGCCCAATCTGGAGATTGGCGGCACCCTCCTGCGCCGCGAGATGGAAGTGGAGGGTGAGAAGGTCGAGAGCTACGACGGCCTGGCGCTGCTCAAGGCGAAGATGGGTGGCCGGGCCATCTCGCTCAGCGCGATTGGCGGCTACGCGCAGTTCAAGGGCGAGCCCTCGCTGTTCCTCTATGCCGTGCTGGGCGTTCCCCTGGGCGGGCCGCCCTTCTTCTTCGTGGAGGGGCTGTCCGCGGGCTTTGGCGTCAACCGGGCGCTGACGATTCCCACGGTGGACAAGATCAAGGACTTCCCCCTGGTCCGGGAGGCGCTCAGCGGGCAGAACGACATCGGTGACGCGAACAGCCGGGCGGCGCTCCTCCAGGAGAAGGTCGCCCTGCTGTCCACCTATCTCACGCCCAGCGTGGGAGATGGCTTCCTGGCCGTGGGAGTGAAGTTCACCTCGTTCAAGCTGCTGTCGGGGTTCGCCCTGCTCACGGTCAAGCTGGGCGAGCGCTTCGAGGTGCACGTGCTCGGGCTCGCCAACCTGAGCATTCCCTTCGGGGCGGCCAACACGGGCGTGGACCCCATCGCGCAGATCGAGCTGGCCTTGAAGGCCTCCTTCATCCCCGAGGAGGGTTTCCTGGGCGTCATCGCCCAGCTCACGCCGTCCTCCTACATCCTGTCCAAGGACTGCAAGCTCACGGGAGGCTATGCCTTCTACACGTGGTTGGCGGGGCCGCACGCGGGCGACTTCGTCATCACCGCCGGAGGCTACCACCCCCGCTTCCCCGTCCCCGACCACTACCCGCTGGTGCCGCGACTGGGATTCAACTGGCGCCTGGGCGACGTGGCCATCATCAAGGGAGGCGGCTACTTCGCGCTCTGTGCGCACGCGGTGATGGCGGGCGGCTCGCTGGAGGTCAGCTTCGAGTCGGGGGATGCGCACGCCACCTTCCGTGCTGGCGCCGACTTCCTGATCAGCTGGAAGCCCTACCATTACGACATCGAACTCCGGGTGAGCATCAGCGCCGGCTTCGGCTTCCTCGGAGATGTCGACGTGTCGGCCGCCCTGCGGCTGTGGGGACCGGATTTCGGCGGCTACGCGGAGATCGACGTCACCCTGTTCTCCTTCACCATCGAGTTCGGAGACCAGGGCAGCGTCCATCCCAAGGCCATTGGTTGGGAGGATTTCCAGAGTGGATTCCTGCCTCCGGCGGAGGAGATCTGCACCCTGGGGGTGACGAACGGGCTGCTGCGGCGGCTGCAGAAGGGGGAGGAGGAGCTCTGGGTGGTCAACCCCAAGGACTTCGCGCTCACCACGGATGCCTTCGTCCCCACGAAGAAGGCCGTTCAGGGGGAGGGGAGGCAGGAGATCGTCATGGGGAGCACCCAGGGAGCCTTCGGCATCCGCCCCATGGCGGTGACGCCAGACGATCTCGAGACGGAGCAATGGATCCGGCTCACGAAGCTCACGGACGATGGAGAGCTGGACGTGACGGACTGGTTCACGTTCACGCCGATGACGCGCAAGGTCCCCTCCGCGGTGTGGGGCACGGCCAAGACGGCCTCCGAGGATCGGGTGCTTCCGCCCTCCGCGGACGAGCCGCGCTTCGTGGAAGGCGTGGTGACAGGCTTCGACGTCCAGATCAAGGCACAGCCCGCACCCGGCCATACCGAGAACATCCGCACGGAGGTGCTGCGCTACGACACGACCCCCATCCCAGACGCCTTCCAGTGGGAGCCCATCGCCGAGTTCCAGCCCATCAGCGCAGACGACGTGGCGCGCCGTGAGCGGCTGCGCGAGACGGTGGGACGGAATGACCTCCGCGATCAGCTCCTGAAGGGACTGGGATTCGATCCCGAGCGGGACGTGTCGCTCGATCCGGAATCACTCGCACGAACCTTCGTCGTGGCTCCCCAGGTCCAGTGA